In one Brienomyrus brachyistius isolate T26 chromosome 7, BBRACH_0.4, whole genome shotgun sequence genomic region, the following are encoded:
- the thap1 gene encoding THAP domain-containing protein 1 isoform X1, with protein MVQSCSAYGCKNRYHKDKNISFHKFPLARPDICGKWVAAMRRNNFKPTKYSNICSQHFTKDCFKQECNNRVLKENAVPSLFCLGRTQKKEEALDGRDVQEVSFPLVLPIPEAEQSQAQLQVVVNPALLPNTSVPCDHNYTVEDTMQQKKRVEQLEEQLDKLRKKLKTVQQKCRRQERQLEKMKAMKESQEASREPIMRESYVILPKELYDVLKGTEPVGGL; from the exons ATGGTACAGTCTTGTTCGGCGTATGGCTGTAAAAACAGATACCATAAGGACAAAAATATTTCTTTTCACAA ATTCCCACTTGCACGTCCAGATATATGTGGAAAATGGGTGGCAGCAATGAGAAGGAACAACTTCAAGCCAACAAAGTACAGCAACATCTGCTCACAGCATTTTACAAAAGATTGCTTCAAACAGGAGTGTAACAACCGGGTGCTGAAAGAGAATGCAGTTCCATCACTCTTCTGCCTCGGCAGGACACAGAAAAAG GAAGAAGCTCTGGATGGTCGAGACGTGCAAGAGGTGTCCTTTCCCCTGGTGCTTCCCATTCCAGAGGCTGAGCAGTCCCAGGCCCAGCTGCAGGTGGTGGTGAACCCAGCGCTGCTCCCGAACACGTCAGTCCCCTGTGACCACAACTACACTGTGGAGGACACCATGCAGCAGAAGAAACGAGTAGAGCAGTTAGAGGAGCAGCTGGACAAGCTACGCAAGAAGCTGAAGACCGTCCAGCAGAAGTGTCGCCGCCAGGAGAGGCAGCTGGAGAAGATGAAAGCCATGAAGGAGTCACAGGAAGCCAGCAGGGAGCCCATAATGAGAGAGAGCTACGTTATCCTGCCCAAGGAGCTCTATGACGTCCTGAAAGGAACAGAGCCTGTGGGTGGCTTGTAG
- the thap1 gene encoding THAP domain-containing protein 1 isoform X2: MRRNNFKPTKYSNICSQHFTKDCFKQECNNRVLKENAVPSLFCLGRTQKKEEALDGRDVQEVSFPLVLPIPEAEQSQAQLQVVVNPALLPNTSVPCDHNYTVEDTMQQKKRVEQLEEQLDKLRKKLKTVQQKCRRQERQLEKMKAMKESQEASREPIMRESYVILPKELYDVLKGTEPVGGL, encoded by the exons ATGAGAAGGAACAACTTCAAGCCAACAAAGTACAGCAACATCTGCTCACAGCATTTTACAAAAGATTGCTTCAAACAGGAGTGTAACAACCGGGTGCTGAAAGAGAATGCAGTTCCATCACTCTTCTGCCTCGGCAGGACACAGAAAAAG GAAGAAGCTCTGGATGGTCGAGACGTGCAAGAGGTGTCCTTTCCCCTGGTGCTTCCCATTCCAGAGGCTGAGCAGTCCCAGGCCCAGCTGCAGGTGGTGGTGAACCCAGCGCTGCTCCCGAACACGTCAGTCCCCTGTGACCACAACTACACTGTGGAGGACACCATGCAGCAGAAGAAACGAGTAGAGCAGTTAGAGGAGCAGCTGGACAAGCTACGCAAGAAGCTGAAGACCGTCCAGCAGAAGTGTCGCCGCCAGGAGAGGCAGCTGGAGAAGATGAAAGCCATGAAGGAGTCACAGGAAGCCAGCAGGGAGCCCATAATGAGAGAGAGCTACGTTATCCTGCCCAAGGAGCTCTATGACGTCCTGAAAGGAACAGAGCCTGTGGGTGGCTTGTAG